A genomic stretch from Rhabdothermincola salaria includes:
- a CDS encoding MarR family winged helix-turn-helix transcriptional regulator produces the protein MIASPDPALDLPEGDDDLLGHVVRLEILVGQVLDRITTAHGISAADYLVLGVIRRSPEQRSAPTAICDVLGRTTGGMSLTLDRLERAGWIRRLPDPSDRRRIVVEATDAGLALATSVNADLHGWESALGVDAVERVSLAGSLARLTHLIEAHPHP, from the coding sequence GTGATCGCGTCCCCGGACCCTGCGCTCGACCTGCCCGAAGGCGACGACGACCTGCTGGGCCACGTGGTCCGACTCGAGATCCTCGTCGGCCAGGTGCTCGACCGCATCACCACCGCGCACGGCATCAGCGCGGCCGACTACCTGGTGCTGGGCGTCATCCGCCGTTCACCCGAGCAGCGCAGCGCTCCCACCGCCATCTGCGACGTGCTCGGCCGCACGACCGGTGGGATGTCGTTGACCCTCGATCGCCTCGAGCGGGCCGGTTGGATCCGGCGGCTGCCCGATCCCTCCGATCGACGCCGCATCGTGGTCGAGGCCACCGATGCGGGGTTGGCCCTGGCGACCTCGGTCAACGCCGACCTCCACGGCTGGGAGTCCGCCCTGGGGGTCGACGCGGTGGAGAGGGTGTCGCTGGCCGGTTCGCTGGCCCGGCTCACCCACCTGATCGAGGCCCACCCCCACCCCTGA
- a CDS encoding Zn-ribbon domain-containing OB-fold protein gives MTLLVPQPEGIPLPTPSEFSETYWEGCARGELRFQRCRDCGAATHTPAVMCAVCTSRSLTWEQSSGLGEVYSWTVVWRPPTADFVVPYAPVIVTMQEGWELLSNLVGVDHTEPQVGMAVEVEFHPVGGGVQLPYVAPRR, from the coding sequence GTGACCCTGCTGGTCCCCCAACCCGAAGGCATCCCCCTGCCCACCCCGTCGGAGTTCTCCGAGACCTACTGGGAGGGGTGCGCCCGGGGCGAGCTGCGCTTCCAGCGCTGCCGCGACTGCGGGGCCGCCACCCACACCCCGGCGGTGATGTGCGCGGTGTGCACGTCCCGGTCACTCACGTGGGAGCAGTCGTCCGGCCTCGGTGAGGTCTACAGCTGGACCGTGGTGTGGCGACCCCCGACCGCCGACTTCGTCGTGCCCTACGCCCCGGTCATCGTGACCATGCAGGAGGGGTGGGAGCTGCTGAGCAACCTCGTCGGCGTCGACCACACCGAACCGCAGGTGGGCATGGCCGTCGAGGTGGAGTTCCACCCCGTGGGCGGGGGCGTGCAGCTCCCCTACGTCGCCCCGCGCCGCTGA
- a CDS encoding sensor domain-containing protein — translation MSGLDVDVLMTAIETAESLIVVTDAGGSILWANPACERILGWSVDELVGRSALDFMACDELDEVLDEHLSFLDSAEPRRQIRRWRTRDGGERSISFTRTGVRDDTGVVRRVVATGVDVTAEHVARAALLASERRHRALVEHASDVVVVIDDRAVITYVSASAETQLGWTPSELEGRSGFDLVAEQDRELALRSFDETLSELGPTVPRELRIEDRFGRPVLMEVVANNRLQDPSVEGVILHMRDITERRSLEVTLSTAQERFRQAFAKAPTGIALVDLDGRFLEANRALADILGREPADLSHLSFQDITHPDDLGADLDYLDRLLSGRIPGYRMEKRYLRPDATVVWCLLNVSVLRDAEGAPQHLLAHVEDITSRKSLTEELAHLAHHDGLTGLPNRTAVHTRVGESLARRHLHEVGVLFLDLDGFKDVNDTYGHDIGDRVLSVVARRLADAVRPTDLVGRVGGDEFVVVCEPASATILQSIAERIGTALERPIELAGLPAITTGATVGLAVADPVDDTASLLRRADEEMYRGKAGRRPPTRRPDPPRAGPTAGSPARPTAPRVWARTSA, via the coding sequence GTGTCCGGTCTCGACGTCGACGTGCTGATGACGGCGATCGAGACAGCCGAGTCGTTGATCGTGGTGACGGATGCCGGGGGGTCGATCCTGTGGGCGAACCCCGCGTGCGAGCGGATCCTGGGGTGGTCCGTCGACGAGCTCGTCGGGCGCAGCGCGCTCGACTTCATGGCGTGCGACGAGCTCGACGAGGTCCTCGACGAGCACCTCAGCTTCCTCGACTCGGCGGAGCCTCGACGTCAGATCCGCCGGTGGCGCACCCGGGACGGAGGTGAGCGATCCATCTCGTTCACCCGGACGGGGGTCCGCGATGACACCGGCGTCGTTCGCCGGGTCGTGGCGACCGGTGTCGACGTCACCGCGGAGCACGTGGCCCGGGCCGCCCTGCTGGCCAGCGAACGGCGCCACCGGGCGCTGGTGGAGCACGCCTCGGACGTGGTGGTGGTCATCGACGACCGCGCCGTCATCACCTACGTCAGCGCCTCCGCCGAGACCCAGCTCGGATGGACGCCGAGCGAGCTCGAGGGCCGATCGGGGTTCGACCTCGTCGCCGAGCAGGACCGTGAGCTGGCTCTTCGGTCGTTCGACGAGACCCTGTCCGAATTGGGTCCGACCGTGCCACGCGAGCTGCGCATCGAGGACCGCTTCGGGCGCCCGGTCCTGATGGAGGTGGTGGCCAACAACCGCCTGCAGGACCCCTCGGTCGAAGGGGTGATCCTGCACATGCGCGACATCACCGAGCGACGCTCGCTGGAGGTGACGTTGAGCACGGCGCAGGAGCGCTTCCGACAGGCGTTCGCCAAGGCGCCGACCGGGATCGCCCTGGTGGACCTCGACGGGCGCTTCCTGGAGGCGAACCGGGCGCTGGCCGACATCCTCGGCCGCGAGCCCGCGGATCTGAGCCACCTGAGCTTCCAGGACATCACCCACCCCGACGACCTCGGAGCCGACCTCGACTACCTGGATCGGCTCCTGAGCGGACGGATCCCCGGCTACCGCATGGAGAAGCGCTACCTGCGGCCCGACGCCACCGTGGTCTGGTGCCTGCTCAACGTGTCGGTGCTGCGCGACGCCGAGGGCGCCCCCCAACACCTCCTCGCCCACGTGGAGGACATCACCTCGCGCAAGTCCCTCACCGAGGAGCTGGCCCACCTGGCCCACCACGACGGGCTCACCGGCCTCCCCAACCGCACCGCCGTGCACACCCGGGTCGGCGAGTCGCTGGCCCGCCGCCACCTCCACGAGGTCGGTGTGCTGTTCCTCGACCTCGACGGCTTCAAGGACGTGAACGACACCTACGGTCACGACATCGGCGATCGCGTCCTGTCGGTGGTGGCGCGCCGGCTGGCCGACGCCGTCCGGCCGACCGACCTCGTGGGTCGGGTCGGCGGGGACGAGTTCGTCGTGGTCTGCGAGCCGGCGTCGGCGACGATCCTGCAGAGCATCGCCGAGCGGATCGGCACCGCCCTGGAACGCCCCATCGAGCTGGCCGGCCTGCCGGCGATCACGACGGGGGCGACGGTGGGTCTGGCCGTGGCCGACCCCGTCGACGACACCGCCTCGTTGCTGCGTCGGGCCGACGAGGAGATGTACCGGGGCAAGGCCGGTCGCCGCCCGCCGACCCGCCGGCCGGACCCTCCGAGAGCCGGTCCGACAGCCGGTTCGCCGGCCCGTCCGACCGCGCCGCGGGTGTGGGCCCGAACTAGCGCTTGA
- a CDS encoding class I SAM-dependent methyltransferase yields MRVANQISALFGGAVPVRIEAYDGSAAGPADAASTLVVRRPRALARLIQRPGELGIVRAYVSGDVDFEGDIFALLETAVDAGLRPDPKAVPGLLAAAGADLWRIPPPPPEEVRLRGGLHTRGRDRAAISHHYDVSNEFYRMVLGPSMVYSCGVWESPEAGLEAAQAAKLELVCQKLALEPGMRLLDLGCGWGSMVIHAAQNHGVSAVGVTLSTEQAELARERVKEAGVDDLVDIRLQDYRDVSDGPFDAVSSIGMFEHVGRRRIEEYNTTLFRLLRPEGRLLNHAIARPGCPQGESPLGRAKALRRRLATAVGSDLTSRIDSPLMNRYVFPDGELHEVGVVVSLLQDNGFEVRHLESIREHYDLTLRAWVANLEANWDDAVDEVGEGRARVWRLYMAACALNFALGGVQVHQVLAVKPGSRGASGMPWRPGF; encoded by the coding sequence ATGAGGGTGGCGAACCAGATCTCAGCGTTGTTCGGCGGCGCCGTGCCCGTGCGGATCGAGGCGTACGACGGCAGCGCGGCCGGGCCCGCCGACGCCGCCAGCACCCTGGTGGTGCGCCGCCCTCGCGCCCTGGCCCGACTCATCCAACGACCCGGGGAGCTCGGCATCGTGCGGGCCTACGTGAGCGGCGACGTCGACTTCGAGGGCGACATCTTCGCCCTGCTCGAGACCGCAGTCGACGCCGGACTGCGTCCCGACCCCAAGGCCGTGCCCGGCTTGCTGGCGGCGGCGGGGGCCGACCTGTGGCGCATCCCGCCACCACCCCCCGAGGAGGTCCGCCTGCGCGGCGGGCTGCACACCCGGGGGCGTGACCGGGCCGCCATCTCCCACCACTACGACGTGTCCAACGAGTTCTACCGGATGGTCCTCGGACCGTCGATGGTCTACTCCTGCGGGGTCTGGGAGTCGCCCGAGGCCGGGCTGGAGGCCGCCCAGGCGGCCAAGCTCGAGCTGGTGTGCCAGAAGCTGGCCCTCGAGCCGGGCATGCGCCTGCTCGACCTGGGCTGCGGCTGGGGCTCGATGGTCATCCACGCCGCCCAGAACCACGGGGTCTCCGCGGTGGGCGTCACCCTGTCCACCGAGCAGGCCGAGCTGGCCCGCGAGCGGGTCAAGGAGGCCGGCGTCGACGACCTCGTCGACATCCGCCTCCAGGACTACCGCGACGTCAGCGACGGCCCCTTCGACGCGGTCAGCTCGATCGGCATGTTCGAGCACGTGGGCCGGCGGCGCATCGAGGAGTACAACACGACCCTGTTCCGGCTCCTGCGGCCGGAGGGCCGGCTGTTGAACCACGCCATCGCCCGTCCCGGGTGCCCCCAGGGCGAGTCGCCCCTCGGACGGGCCAAGGCCCTCCGCCGACGCCTGGCCACGGCCGTCGGGTCGGACCTCACCTCCCGCATCGACAGCCCTCTGATGAACCGCTACGTGTTCCCCGACGGCGAGCTCCACGAGGTCGGCGTCGTCGTGTCGCTCCTGCAGGACAACGGCTTCGAGGTGCGCCACCTCGAGTCCATCCGCGAGCACTACGACCTCACGCTGCGGGCCTGGGTGGCCAACCTCGAGGCCAACTGGGACGACGCCGTCGACGAGGTGGGCGAGGGACGGGCCCGGGTGTGGCGCCTCTACATGGCGGCGTGCGCGCTCAACTTCGCCCTCGGCGGCGTCCAGGTCCACCAGGTCCTGGCCGTCAAGCCCGGCAGCCGCGGCGCCAGCGGCATGCCCTGGCGCCCCGGCTTCTGA
- a CDS encoding SDR family oxidoreductase codes for MTDTDATPPAPTPAPGLPDAPPLGASALPEGTYDGTVVFVTGGGTGLGAAIATEFARLGASIVIASRKPEHLEAGHERIAELGAPVVTVGCDIRDPEQIAAAFDAAVEAFGLPDVLVNNAAANFPVPAEDMSPNAWRTVVDITLNGTFFCAREFARRHLDAGTPGSIVNVGASYAWTGGPGFAHSAAAKAGVKNMVETLAVEWGPYGIQVNGLVPGLMPHEDMTADIQGNLARTNDKDACQPALRVGRPRELAWAATFLASPYARFISGHTLVVDGANWQRRTLTNPPVVTVRDQMGKDPFSLG; via the coding sequence ATGACCGACACCGACGCCACCCCGCCCGCGCCCACGCCCGCCCCCGGCCTCCCCGACGCGCCACCGCTCGGCGCGTCGGCCCTCCCCGAGGGCACCTACGACGGCACCGTGGTCTTCGTCACCGGCGGCGGCACCGGGCTGGGGGCGGCCATCGCCACCGAGTTCGCCCGCCTCGGCGCCTCCATCGTGATCGCCAGCCGCAAGCCCGAGCACCTCGAGGCCGGCCACGAGCGCATCGCCGAGCTGGGGGCCCCGGTCGTCACCGTGGGCTGCGACATCCGAGACCCCGAGCAGATCGCGGCGGCGTTCGACGCCGCCGTCGAGGCCTTCGGCCTCCCGGACGTGCTCGTCAACAACGCGGCGGCGAACTTCCCGGTGCCGGCCGAGGACATGTCGCCCAATGCCTGGCGCACGGTGGTCGACATCACCCTCAACGGCACGTTCTTCTGCGCCCGCGAGTTCGCCCGCCGCCACCTCGACGCCGGCACCCCGGGGTCGATCGTCAACGTCGGCGCCAGCTACGCCTGGACCGGTGGACCGGGGTTCGCCCACTCGGCGGCGGCCAAGGCCGGCGTCAAGAACATGGTCGAGACCCTGGCGGTCGAGTGGGGCCCCTACGGCATCCAGGTCAACGGCCTGGTGCCCGGCCTCATGCCCCACGAGGACATGACCGCCGACATCCAGGGCAACCTGGCGCGCACCAACGACAAGGACGCCTGCCAGCCGGCGCTGCGGGTCGGGCGACCTCGCGAGCTGGCCTGGGCCGCCACCTTCCTGGCCTCGCCCTACGCCCGCTTCATCAGCGGCCACACCCTGGTGGTCGACGGGGCCAACTGGCAGCGCCGCACGCTCACCAACCCACCCGTGGTCACCGTGCGCGACCAGATGGGCAAGGACCCCTTCTCCCTGGGATGA
- a CDS encoding maleylpyruvate isomerase family mycothiol-dependent enzyme, protein MDHVETIRREGTALVEAAEAAGLDTPVAACPGWDVRRLLQHTAKVHQRTEAVVRTGADSPPPSSEFPRFDDDYRLFAQFRAALDALCLTLEAADPEGRSWNFTSGSGTNAFWPRRMAHETTVHRIDAQRTAGQDADPVPSDQAADGIDELVTVMLPMMVGLKKPDWNGSIHLHCTDQAGEWTLRLEEGALAVSRDHEKGDLAVRGPAAGMFLWAWNRADPADVGLECFGDTALLEAWTQLVP, encoded by the coding sequence ATGGACCACGTCGAGACCATCCGCCGCGAGGGCACCGCTCTCGTCGAGGCCGCCGAGGCCGCCGGCCTCGACACGCCGGTCGCCGCCTGCCCCGGGTGGGACGTCCGCCGCCTGCTGCAGCACACGGCCAAGGTGCACCAGCGCACCGAGGCGGTGGTGCGCACCGGCGCCGACAGCCCTCCCCCGTCGAGCGAGTTCCCCCGCTTCGACGACGACTACCGGCTGTTCGCCCAGTTCCGCGCCGCCCTCGACGCGCTGTGCCTCACCCTCGAGGCCGCCGACCCCGAGGGACGCTCGTGGAACTTCACCAGCGGGTCCGGGACCAACGCGTTCTGGCCGCGCCGCATGGCCCACGAGACCACGGTGCACCGCATCGACGCCCAGCGCACCGCCGGCCAGGACGCCGACCCGGTCCCCTCCGATCAGGCCGCCGACGGCATCGACGAGCTGGTCACGGTCATGCTCCCCATGATGGTCGGCCTCAAGAAGCCCGATTGGAACGGCTCGATCCACCTCCACTGCACCGACCAGGCGGGCGAGTGGACGCTGCGCCTCGAGGAGGGCGCGCTCGCAGTCAGCCGCGACCACGAAAAGGGCGACCTGGCCGTTCGCGGCCCGGCGGCGGGCATGTTCCTGTGGGCGTGGAACCGGGCCGACCCGGCCGACGTCGGGCTCGAGTGCTTCGGCGACACCGCGCTGCTCGAGGCCTGGACCCAGCTCGTCCCCTGA
- a CDS encoding enoyl-CoA hydratase/isomerase family protein, with translation MAAGQVRLDIDGAIATITNDNPEKRNAFTDDMDAQLFAILGELRQRTDVRAVIWRGEGHSWSSGRDVSAIGTNKTELTHHELMTRGHKGIQQLFDLDAPVIVAIQGWAIGGSFQRALLCDVRIAAEGARFMLPEVGHGVIPDTGGMGRLFQMCGPGVVSDMVLTGRPLGTEEALALGIVSRIVAPEDLDATAREMAEKVAAAPAVTVKMARRVIQHLAEPEIRTSMADELVYQTFINQSQDFAEFRAARAEGREPRYTGS, from the coding sequence ATGGCCGCGGGACAGGTCCGACTCGACATCGACGGTGCGATCGCCACCATCACCAACGACAACCCCGAGAAGCGCAACGCCTTCACCGACGACATGGATGCCCAGCTGTTCGCCATCCTCGGCGAGCTGCGTCAGCGCACCGACGTCCGGGCCGTCATCTGGCGGGGCGAGGGCCACTCGTGGTCGTCGGGTCGAGACGTGTCGGCCATCGGCACCAACAAGACCGAGCTCACCCACCACGAGCTGATGACCCGGGGGCACAAGGGCATCCAGCAGCTGTTCGACCTCGACGCCCCGGTCATCGTGGCCATCCAGGGGTGGGCCATCGGCGGGTCGTTCCAGCGGGCCCTCCTCTGCGACGTGCGCATCGCGGCCGAGGGAGCCCGGTTCATGCTTCCCGAGGTGGGCCACGGGGTGATCCCCGACACCGGCGGCATGGGCCGCCTGTTCCAGATGTGCGGTCCCGGGGTGGTCAGCGACATGGTGCTCACCGGCCGCCCCCTCGGCACCGAGGAGGCGCTGGCCCTCGGCATCGTGTCTCGGATCGTGGCCCCCGAGGACCTCGACGCCACCGCGCGGGAGATGGCCGAGAAGGTCGCCGCCGCCCCGGCGGTCACCGTGAAGATGGCCCGGCGCGTCATCCAGCACCTGGCCGAACCCGAGATCCGCACCTCCATGGCCGATGAGCTCGTCTACCAGACCTTCATCAACCAGTCCCAGGACTTCGCCGAGTTCCGCGCCGCCCGGGCCGAGGGCCGCGAGCCTCGCTACACGGGGAGCTGA
- a CDS encoding amidohydrolase family protein, whose amino-acid sequence MSLLPDVTPAEHELPDIISVDDHVLEPKDLWQRELPASMRERGPRTVREKVKLTFTGGHYGFERNADDGQWCDVWLFDDLAVPTGFLHAPAGTPRSQQRNVPAVYEDFRPGTYDQAARLADMDTNHVSAAINYPNIFPRFAGQGFAERPDKDLAVTSLRIYNDWMIDEWCGGAGQGRLIPLTLVPLWDPQLAADEVRRCAAKGSHAIAFSENPSKLGFPSLYSGEWDVLWTACEETETTVSMHIGSSSSMPTTSPDAPLATSMSLYAQNAQGSLADWVFSGTLGRFDSLKIAFAESQVGWMPFQLERMDSVWRDGVGGVDLPIAPSEQVRGRVFGCVFDDLHGLKCRADVGVEQILFETDYPHSDGTFPHSRKVARDLFAAAGMDEQACYAVLRGNAIAAYGLERFGITE is encoded by the coding sequence GTGAGCCTGCTCCCCGACGTGACCCCCGCCGAGCACGAGCTGCCCGACATCATCTCCGTCGACGACCACGTCCTCGAGCCCAAGGACCTCTGGCAGCGAGAGCTCCCGGCGTCGATGCGCGAGCGCGGCCCGCGCACGGTGCGCGAGAAGGTCAAGCTCACCTTCACCGGCGGGCACTACGGCTTCGAACGCAACGCCGACGACGGCCAGTGGTGCGACGTCTGGCTGTTCGACGACCTGGCCGTGCCCACCGGCTTCCTGCACGCCCCGGCGGGCACCCCGCGGTCCCAGCAGCGCAACGTGCCCGCGGTCTACGAGGACTTCCGCCCCGGCACCTACGACCAGGCCGCCCGTCTGGCCGACATGGACACCAACCACGTCTCGGCGGCCATCAACTACCCCAACATCTTTCCGCGCTTCGCCGGCCAGGGCTTCGCCGAACGGCCCGACAAGGACCTCGCCGTCACGTCCCTGCGCATCTACAACGACTGGATGATCGACGAGTGGTGCGGCGGTGCCGGCCAGGGCCGGTTGATCCCGCTCACGCTGGTCCCCCTCTGGGACCCGCAGCTGGCGGCCGACGAGGTGCGCCGCTGCGCGGCCAAGGGCAGCCACGCCATCGCCTTCAGCGAGAACCCCTCCAAGCTCGGGTTCCCCTCGCTCTACAGCGGCGAGTGGGACGTGCTCTGGACGGCCTGCGAGGAGACCGAGACCACCGTGTCGATGCACATCGGCTCGTCCTCGTCGATGCCCACCACCTCGCCCGACGCCCCGCTGGCCACCTCCATGTCGCTGTACGCCCAGAACGCCCAGGGCTCGCTCGCCGACTGGGTGTTCTCGGGCACCCTCGGTCGTTTCGACTCGCTCAAGATCGCCTTCGCCGAGAGCCAGGTGGGCTGGATGCCGTTCCAGCTCGAGCGCATGGACAGCGTCTGGCGCGACGGCGTGGGCGGGGTCGACCTGCCCATCGCCCCGAGCGAGCAGGTGCGGGGTCGGGTGTTCGGTTGTGTCTTCGACGACCTGCACGGCCTCAAGTGCCGCGCGGACGTGGGCGTCGAGCAGATCCTCTTCGAGACCGACTACCCCCACTCCGACGGCACCTTCCCCCACTCCCGCAAGGTGGCGCGCGACCTCTTCGCCGCGGCCGGCATGGACGAACAGGCCTGCTACGCCGTGCTGCGGGGCAACGCCATCGCCGCCTACGGGCTCGAGCGGTTCGGCATCACCGAGTAG